In Devosia beringensis, a single window of DNA contains:
- a CDS encoding glycerophosphodiester phosphodiesterase family protein, with translation MTDPLFPRPIAHRGLHDQAAGVIENSAAAFEAAIAGNFAIECDVQLTADGVPVVFHDDSMERLIGLPGAVADADSAQVTTTALLGSSAGECPQTFAAFLAQIAGRTLLQIELKQQRDPAGTQTLARTVAEGLATYAGPVTVESFDPTLLTAIRAHGFTGPRGIITYGYDKPEWNGKLTAAQRFALRHLLHWPQTQFDFISCHDEALELPAIRFWRALGKPVTAWTIRTQSQADTARPHADQIVFEGFDPA, from the coding sequence ATGACCGACCCACTGTTCCCCCGCCCGATCGCGCATCGCGGCCTGCATGACCAGGCCGCGGGCGTCATTGAAAACAGCGCCGCCGCCTTCGAGGCCGCGATTGCCGGCAATTTCGCCATCGAATGCGACGTCCAGCTGACCGCCGACGGCGTCCCGGTGGTGTTCCATGACGACAGCATGGAGCGGCTGATCGGCCTGCCTGGGGCTGTTGCCGATGCCGACAGCGCCCAGGTCACCACGACCGCCCTGCTTGGCAGCAGTGCCGGCGAATGCCCGCAGACCTTTGCCGCCTTCCTTGCCCAGATCGCCGGCCGCACCCTGCTGCAGATCGAACTCAAGCAGCAGCGCGATCCCGCTGGCACCCAGACCCTCGCCCGCACGGTGGCAGAAGGCCTGGCCACCTATGCCGGCCCGGTTACCGTCGAGTCGTTTGATCCGACCCTGCTGACGGCCATCCGCGCGCATGGCTTTACCGGCCCGCGCGGCATCATCACCTATGGCTATGACAAGCCGGAATGGAACGGCAAGCTCACCGCGGCCCAGCGCTTTGCCCTGCGCCATCTGCTGCACTGGCCGCAGACGCAGTTCGATTTCATTTCCTGCCACGACGAAGCGCTGGAACTGCCCGCGATCAGGTTCTGGCGCGCGCTCGGTAAGCCGGTGACCGCTTGGACCATCCGCACGCAGAGCCAGGCCGATACCGCCCGACCGCATGCCGACCAGATCGTCTTCGAGGGTTTTGATCCTGCGTAA
- a CDS encoding endo alpha-1,4 polygalactosaminidase: MAALALVLLASPALAQPVRLPPAGGQYDSQLGGAYPPPPGTLIVSRDRADPIASGLYNICYVNAFQTQPQETDWWLAQHADLLLRRDGELVEDPNWPGEILLDTSTAERRAGLVAIVGDWIAQCARDGYDAIEADNLDTYSRSAGAISMADNLAYVAALVETAHGLGLAFGQKNAGELAGRGKAAGLDFAIVESCQVYDECAGYTEVFGAHVLEIEYTDTPKKHFTAACAARGAHISVIRRDRNLTIPGEPAYFYQTC; encoded by the coding sequence TTGGCCGCTCTCGCCCTTGTTCTGCTTGCCAGTCCGGCCCTCGCACAGCCGGTCAGGCTGCCGCCTGCAGGCGGACAGTATGATTCCCAGCTCGGTGGCGCCTATCCGCCGCCGCCGGGCACGCTGATCGTCAGCCGCGACCGCGCCGACCCGATAGCGTCGGGGCTCTATAACATCTGTTACGTCAACGCCTTCCAGACGCAGCCGCAGGAAACCGACTGGTGGCTGGCCCAGCATGCCGACCTGCTGCTGCGCCGCGATGGCGAGCTGGTCGAGGACCCCAACTGGCCCGGTGAGATCCTGCTCGATACCAGCACAGCAGAAAGGCGCGCCGGTCTGGTGGCCATTGTTGGCGACTGGATCGCGCAATGCGCCCGGGATGGGTATGACGCCATCGAGGCAGACAATCTGGACACCTATTCCCGCTCCGCCGGCGCGATCAGCATGGCTGACAACCTTGCCTATGTCGCGGCTCTGGTCGAGACCGCGCATGGCCTTGGCCTGGCGTTCGGGCAGAAGAATGCCGGTGAACTGGCCGGTCGCGGCAAGGCTGCCGGTCTCGATTTTGCCATCGTCGAATCGTGCCAGGTCTATGACGAATGCGCGGGCTATACCGAGGTGTTCGGCGCCCATGTGCTGGAGATTGAGTACACGGATACCCCGAAAAAGCACTTCACGGCGGCCTGTGCGGCGCGCGGCGCCCACATCTCCGTGATCCGACGCGACAGGAACCTTACAATTCCCGGCGAACCGGCCTATTTCTATCAAACCTGTTGA
- a CDS encoding GNAT family N-acetyltransferase, translated as MADQSTFRATIHPSTASIPADVWNALAPSTAGRVDNPFLDHAFFLALEESGCATARTGWQPQHILLSDAQDRPVGLMPLFLKSHSMGEYVFDHGWADALERAGGSYYPKLQCSVPFTPATAPKLLVPSGDPLVRSALLSTARQLASQRDASSVHATFVPEAEANEIETEGWLKRVDTQFHWHNDGYASFDDFLETLSSRKRKMIRRERRDALSDGLTVKWLSGADLKEHHWDAFYDFYEDTGARKWGRPYLNREFFSRLNQNMADAIVLMLAYDGDTPIAGAINFVGQDRIFGRNWGCTRDVPFLHFELCYYQAIDYAIEHKLAVVEAGAQGEHKLARGYAPSTTYSVHWLAHPGLRAAVADYLEQERRSVEHNQDVLDQFTPFRKGERTDR; from the coding sequence TTGGCCGACCAGTCCACATTTCGCGCCACCATTCATCCCAGCACGGCCAGCATTCCAGCTGACGTCTGGAACGCGCTTGCCCCCTCGACTGCCGGTCGAGTCGATAACCCATTCCTCGATCACGCCTTTTTCCTGGCGCTCGAAGAATCCGGCTGCGCTACGGCGCGCACCGGCTGGCAGCCACAGCACATCCTGCTCAGCGACGCCCAGGACCGGCCCGTTGGCCTGATGCCGCTGTTTCTCAAATCCCATTCCATGGGCGAATATGTCTTCGACCATGGCTGGGCCGACGCCCTGGAGCGCGCCGGCGGCAGCTATTATCCCAAGCTGCAATGCTCGGTGCCCTTCACCCCGGCCACAGCGCCCAAACTGCTGGTGCCCTCGGGCGATCCCCTGGTCCGCTCGGCCCTGCTGTCCACGGCGCGCCAGTTGGCGAGCCAGCGCGATGCCTCGTCGGTGCACGCCACCTTCGTGCCGGAGGCCGAGGCCAACGAGATAGAGACCGAAGGCTGGCTCAAGCGGGTCGATACCCAGTTCCACTGGCACAATGACGGCTATGCCAGTTTCGACGACTTCCTCGAGACCCTGTCTTCACGCAAGCGCAAGATGATCCGGCGCGAGCGGCGCGATGCGCTCAGCGATGGGCTGACGGTCAAGTGGCTGTCAGGCGCCGACCTCAAAGAGCATCACTGGGATGCCTTTTACGATTTCTACGAGGATACCGGCGCCCGCAAATGGGGGCGGCCCTATCTCAACCGGGAATTCTTCTCGCGGCTGAACCAGAACATGGCCGATGCGATTGTGCTGATGCTGGCCTATGACGGCGACACGCCCATTGCCGGGGCCATCAACTTTGTTGGCCAGGACCGCATTTTCGGCCGCAACTGGGGCTGTACCCGCGACGTGCCATTCCTGCATTTCGAGCTCTGCTACTATCAGGCCATCGACTATGCCATCGAGCACAAGCTGGCCGTGGTGGAGGCCGGCGCGCAGGGCGAGCACAAGCTGGCGCGCGGCTATGCCCCCTCGACGACCTATTCGGTGCACTGGCTGGCCCATCCCGGCCTGCGGGCCGCGGTAGCCGACTATCTCGAACAGGAGCGACGCTCGGTGGAGCACAATCAGGATGTGCTCGACCAGTTCACGCCGTTTCGCAAGGGCGAGCGCACCGATCGGTGA